A single genomic interval of Bradyrhizobium japonicum USDA 6 harbors:
- a CDS encoding ABC transporter ATP-binding protein codes for MSGGNGNGIAIDVKGLTKSFGGREVVHDLSMQVKRGSIYGFLGPNGSGKTTTIRILCGLLTPDSGEGTCLGYDIRRDAEKIKRQVGYMTQRFSLYQDLSVRENLEFVARLYGLTDARGAARDMIKRLGLSGREEQLAGELSGGWKQRLALGACTLPSPKLLLLDEPTAGVDPKARRDFWNEIHALAADGLTVLVSTHYMDEAERCHEIAYIAYGHLLAHGTVEEVIAKSALTTYTVTGEELNGLTAALTGKPGVDMVAPFGTSLHVSGRDVAALEASIAPWREKGGLHWHKSSPSLEDVFIELMSRSKDNFQ; via the coding sequence ATGAGCGGCGGCAACGGCAACGGCATCGCGATCGACGTCAAGGGCCTGACCAAGTCGTTTGGCGGCCGCGAGGTCGTGCACGATCTGTCGATGCAGGTGAAGCGCGGCTCGATCTACGGCTTCCTCGGGCCGAACGGCTCGGGCAAGACCACCACCATCCGCATCCTCTGCGGCCTGCTCACGCCCGACAGTGGCGAGGGCACCTGCCTCGGCTACGACATCCGGCGCGATGCCGAAAAGATCAAGCGCCAGGTCGGCTACATGACCCAGCGCTTCAGCCTGTACCAGGACCTCTCGGTTCGGGAGAACCTCGAATTCGTCGCGCGGCTCTATGGCCTCACTGACGCACGCGGCGCTGCGCGCGACATGATCAAGCGGCTCGGGCTGTCGGGGCGCGAGGAGCAGCTCGCGGGCGAGCTCTCCGGTGGCTGGAAGCAGCGGCTCGCGCTCGGGGCCTGCACGCTGCCCAGTCCGAAACTGCTTCTGCTGGACGAGCCGACCGCCGGCGTCGATCCCAAGGCGCGGCGCGATTTCTGGAACGAGATCCATGCGCTCGCGGCCGACGGCCTCACCGTCCTGGTCTCGACCCACTACATGGACGAGGCCGAGCGCTGCCACGAGATCGCCTACATCGCCTACGGCCATCTCCTGGCGCACGGCACGGTGGAGGAGGTGATCGCGAAGTCCGCCCTGACGACCTACACCGTGACGGGCGAGGAGCTCAACGGGCTCACGGCCGCGCTCACCGGCAAGCCCGGCGTGGACATGGTGGCACCGTTCGGCACTTCGCTGCACGTGTCCGGGCGCGACGTGGCCGCGCTCGAGGCCAGCATCGCGCCGTGGCGCGAGAAGGGCGGCCTGCACTGGCACAAATCATCGCCCTCGCTCGAAGACGTGTTCATCGAATTGATGAGCCGTTCGAAGGACAATTTCCAATGA
- a CDS encoding ABC transporter permease gives MSAADHPAPAHEFRERFGFWKRSYAMLVKEFIQLKRDRVSFAMIVMLPVMQLLLFGYAINTTPHNLPSAVLLQEDSDLARSVLKALENTAYFRFIYEVHDVDDFDNLLKSGKVLFGVEIPRGFERAVRRGDRPALLVAADATDPVAASAALGSLGMVVQTALAHDLYIGNPPEMPFEIRAHARYNPAASSSLNIVPGLVGTILTMTMLIFTALSVTREVERGTMESLLSMPIKPVEVMFGKIIPYVLVGFVQAFLIIGIGVGLFGVPLLGNLFLLALLSTLFIATNLSIGYTISTVVQNQLQAMQMAMMFFLPSILLSGFMFPFAGMPVWAQYLGECLPLTHYLRIVRAIMLKGATMQNLRFDALALAILMLVAMTIAVTRFRRTLD, from the coding sequence ATGAGCGCCGCCGATCATCCCGCACCCGCGCACGAATTCCGCGAGCGCTTCGGCTTCTGGAAGCGCTCCTATGCGATGCTGGTCAAGGAGTTCATCCAGCTCAAGCGCGACCGCGTGTCGTTCGCGATGATCGTGATGCTGCCGGTGATGCAACTTCTGCTGTTCGGCTATGCCATCAACACCACGCCGCACAATCTGCCGAGCGCGGTGCTGCTCCAGGAGGATTCGGATCTTGCCCGCTCGGTGTTGAAGGCGCTGGAGAACACCGCCTATTTCCGCTTCATCTACGAGGTGCACGACGTCGACGATTTCGACAACCTGCTGAAATCGGGCAAGGTGCTGTTCGGCGTCGAGATTCCGCGCGGCTTCGAGCGCGCGGTGCGGCGCGGCGACCGGCCGGCGCTGCTGGTTGCGGCCGACGCCACCGATCCCGTTGCGGCGAGCGCCGCGCTCGGCTCGCTCGGCATGGTCGTGCAGACCGCGCTTGCGCACGATCTCTATATCGGCAATCCGCCCGAGATGCCGTTCGAGATCCGCGCGCATGCGCGCTACAATCCGGCCGCGTCGTCCAGCCTCAATATCGTGCCGGGCCTCGTCGGCACCATCCTCACCATGACCATGCTGATCTTCACCGCGCTCTCGGTCACCCGCGAGGTCGAGCGGGGCACCATGGAGAGCCTGCTGTCGATGCCGATCAAGCCGGTCGAGGTGATGTTCGGCAAGATCATTCCTTATGTGCTGGTCGGCTTCGTTCAGGCCTTCCTCATCATCGGCATCGGCGTCGGCTTGTTCGGTGTGCCCTTGCTCGGCAATCTGTTCCTGCTCGCGCTGCTGTCGACCTTGTTCATCGCTACAAATCTATCGATTGGCTACACCATCTCGACGGTGGTGCAGAACCAGCTCCAGGCCATGCAGATGGCCATGATGTTCTTCCTGCCGAGCATTCTGCTCTCCGGATTCATGTTCCCGTTCGCCGGCATGCCGGTCTGGGCGCAATATCTCGGTGAGTGCCTGCCGCTGACCCACTACTTGCGGATCGTCCGCGCCATCATGCTGAAGGGCGCGACCATGCAGAATTTGCGCTTCGACGCGTTGGCGCTGGCGATCCTGATGCTGGTCGCCATGACCATCGCGGTCACGCGCTTCCGCCGCACCCTGGATTGA